The genomic DNA GTTCTTTCTTAGCTTGATTCAAGAATCTTCTTCTTGCAGTACTATTGACGAAGTCCATTATGGGCTCAAGTGGGTGCACGATTTGGCAGGTCTACCCGACCCCTGTAATTCCTCGTTAGTGTTACCTTTAATAGAATCTGCTAAGAGGCTTCTCAGTGTCcctgttaaaaagaaagagccgGTGACCCCCGAGGCTATTCAGCTTTTAGTTTCTAAGTATGGATCGTCTTCAGCTAGTTTGTCTGACTTACGTGTGCTTACTTTGTGCCTTTTGGGTTATGCAGGGTTTTTTCGCTTTAACGAGTTGGTTCAGTTACGCAGGTGTGACTTTCAGTTTGAAGATTCTTTTATGAGAgtctttgttcatcgaagtAAGACTGACGTTTACAGGGACGGGGCTTGGGTTGTTATCGCTAAGACCTTCAAGCATACATGTCCTTATTTATTAGTTCAACGATATTTTGCGGCCGCTTCTTTTTCAGCAGAGGTCTGTTCCTCTGTCTTATACTAGAGCGCGGGAGATAGTGCTTAGTGCTTTCGATTCCATTGGCCTTCCCAAGCAAGACTATGGTCTCCATAGCCTTAGGGCCGGAGGTGCCTCTGCTGCTGCTAATGCTCGAGTGCCTGACAGATTGTTTAAAAGACACGGCCGTTGGAAATCAGACAAGGCAAAAGACGGTTTCATTAAGGATAGTGTTCATTCATTGTTGTCGGTTTCGTTGTCACTGGGTATTTAATTTTCCGCATTTCCCGTTCTTTTAGTTCGCAcgcggctcgtgttgacacaccccaatTGAGGTTGcttgttacatgataaatgttttatattcgtttGAGTGGGGTAacgaattagaatataaatgtatttatcatgggttacgtaaccttTTCTTTGGGGTGTTACATGGTATGCTGTTTTTTGTCGCTTCATTAGCGGCAGGCTATATATATTCGAGTTGtcctcatttatattcattcgcgTCCTACGACCGTCCCTACGCCCTCAAAATTAAATACCCAGTGATCAGGGGCTTCCTTTACACGTAGTTTTTTGCATGCTGCTACACGAAAAGTTTAGCACGTTTTGTATCTTTACTGATTGATTGTTATACGAGCATAGTTTAGATCATTTTGTTggattgtttttcttgctgtaatTTTGTGCATTTCTGAGTTTTCATTCTGTTTATTGTATTGTTTCCATCCATTCTGTTGATGAAGGCATAATAAAGAGGGTCgcacacggctcgtgttgacacaccccaatTGAGGTTGcttgttacatgataaatgttttatattcgtttGAGTGGGGTAACGAATTAGAATATAAAACTAAATTCTACCCAGATTATAACTCggcctttcaggtattccgagtaattagCTTGCGGTTGAATTTTCTGATTGCTCAAGAAGAAGAATACTCCACGAGAAACAAATCATTTGATTAAAGCTCTTTTAGTCAAGCAATATCATGACATGAAGGtaattttctgaagaaaaagggTTTATGTTCAGCGTATTTGACGCTCTGACAAAGTCCGCAGTCCGTAATCCGTAATCTGCGGTCCACCGTCCATACTTTCGACTATCGAATTCATACAAAGCAAGAGTATCGAATTCCAGccgagtttttctttttcatttgaaaCTGGGAAGATTGTGAGAaagtatagggaagatatcgtagacgtcacctattgtcattaatgtgccaaccagagcctcattggctgtttaaacaaaggttcttttgttcctgtggttgccATATTTGAATAAAgaaaagtaatgtttttaaacAGGTATCTTCCCTATACGTAGCCGACTAAAATGTCACATACAACAAGATTACCACAGCAACGCGTGCAATTGCTGAAATCCGTCACAGGTAATCCAAAGAAAACCTCTCGAGAAGGCGAAGTAAATCAACAAAATAGCCCTACAGAAAGGAAAGGCTACACATcagaagaaatttgaaagtatttTTGCCAGtttctcaggggcacccaacgtcaatatctgttcggaagacgatttgagatctagtattttcggaacatttgtaataaattttcttgctcgcctgcctgtcctaggattttcgaacatctaaaacatggtgcaattgcccatttttaacggatttttaccctaaacaggtcacctagaattttcggaaccttttttctggctgatatcttcgaaaaggtaagtttttatccctataatttttgaaacactagactttcagctaggaaatctgaacagatgaaaaatttttaggggatataAAAATGTGCCTATATCTGCCGTTTAAAagctaaaatacgtttaacaatgctatgtttaagtggttttgaactacattctcgttgggtgcccctgagtttCTCTCTTTTTTGTGCTATGTCATCGATCTGTGTGAATAGCGATGTTCTCGTGACGTCATggattgttattaatatgccaaccagaacctaattggctgttgaaacaataactTCTTAATTTTGTTCCGTGtttgacgtcaatgtttgtaaacaataaatatatatcttgaacttgaacttcCTGTACATGATGCCGCAGTTTTTTAGTGAGTGAATACATGGTTTATACCAACGAGGAAATTACAATTTTTCCTCTCCAGGTGGgttttgttatttcattttcaactctcttatttaaaaaaaaaaagtgttttgtaatgaagaacttttttttttctgtaaagaatgacttgttgctaaaatTAGAGCCGCTGAGCGCCAGCACATAACATTTCAGGCATTGTCAGGGGTCTTGAGTTGTCCGTCTTCAGATATAATTTTGAGGACAACTAATCAAACAATCCAACAcgtgaatgaaggggtagtttctaaagaaactgtggtgctgcgtcggtggggaagcagtatacaaaaatttggttttatcaacggagttgataatgtaaattggccaccgtacagagattctaaaagctgacgtttcgagcgttagcccttcgtcagagcgaatcgagggattatgggttacgtgtagtttttatagtagagtaggagctacgctattggtggtaacatggcaacgtgaaaaataggaatatatcagttaaatgaaaagcgttcgttaataccgtgaggattaagggtgccgatttgaaagatgaatttttgttccagattcttgcggctttccgtcgtacctagatgtagggaaaggccgcagatagccagccatgtgttttttggagtggttaggcagattaaaatagcgagcgactggcttggatgcatccttgtcattcttctcaacatcgcgaaggtgttcgcggaatcggttacctagtcgtctacctgtctcaccaatgtataatttattgcataacgtgcaggttatgcaataaatgacatttgcggaggtacatgtgaaacgatcggtgatcttaacagatcgcttaggtcccgatatcttgctaatgttaacaatgaaaagacaagttttgcatcgtgagcgcgcgcatttgaaagtgccgggttgctcgttagttttgagcgcgcttctaactaaaaaagttgcctacgtttttgtcgcgtttgaatgaaataagtggaggttgcgaaaagattctaccagtctcgggatcattttggagtaatttaaaattactaagaatgatgcttttgactgcgtgattatgaggatagacagtgagggtgaatggaattctgtcattcttatctttttgtgacgtttgtagtgatgactgtcgatcaaattgttgggcgcgatgatggcccgctttgaccacagagacaggatagccacgtttttcgaagaactggcacatctcctctgatttgctggaaaaatcggagtcatcaatACATAGACGttgaagtctaagaaattgagaataagggatggagttcttgacatgtgatggacgtgacgatgaatacaacaaatgactgtgtgaatcagtaggtttgtagtgcacattAGTACATAgcacattatcaactccgttgataaaaccaaatttttgtaatccAACACGTGAGTTACCTTGTTCCATGCTTAACGATGATGGCTGAAGCGGCAATTATTTCTTCGCTTTCCGATAGCCATAAATGAATCTGCATTTAGCTTGCAAATCAGTTGATATTGATATTCCATAGACTCCAGGCCCATGCCATTGTCACTGTAGCGTTCGTAGACTGAGAAAACTTCCAGACGCTCGTATTTGATTTATTATAATGTACTtctttgataataatattatgactTACCAAACGTTTATGACAGCTGTCTCAATAAGCTGATACACACAGTACTAGTCTATCCAAATGAATATTTGTCAAATGTAATGCACCCTTTCCGCAAAACGGTGCATACTGGGTAATCAAGGTGATAAAGGTTACAGAGTTGGGAGTGAGAGTAACCGATCAAAGTTTAATTGTAATGGTTTGTGAACGAAAATTTACCTTTTGTCATAAAGTTTTATCGATCCGAATCAAAGTGAGTGTTTGATTCTATGcttttagggtccatttcttgtgccgggtattctgcaatctagccgatctttcttgtttcctgttgtcGACTTTCCTCTTATCATGATCGTGAAATTAAACTGGAGTTGACCAACGCTCCACTCCAGAAAATCTTTGGAAACCATATCCTCCATCCGagagaaaaaaagataaaaagataacCGTTTTGCCGAAAGTGTCTATGAGGCTAGAAGTTGCATGCGGTACTCATACCTTTGCAAAACTCGTGATCAAGTGAGACCTTGAAGTTCAATCTTCGCTGAATTAacgtgataataataataataataataataataataataataataataataataataataataataataataataataataataataatactttatttcttaaaaacgcaTGTCACGtaagtctcaatgctttttacaaagacaggttaaaacataaagataaaaatctaaaaaatgtACGAATATGGAAATCAAAAAcctaatttaaaaagataagtttttaaacttcttttaaaGTCATCAATGGAACTGTTGTTGAGTCTTATATTGtcaggaagactgttccataatcTTGGGGCTGCAGCACCGAACATTCGATCACCAAAACTGGATGTTCTTGATTTTGGGATCTTAAGAAGGCCTTTATTGCATGATCGCAGTCTACGGGCAGGAGTATATGGGACAATAAGTTCTTTTATGTAGCTGGGAGACATTCCATTTAGTGCTTTGTAGACAAGCAGAGCGGTCTTAAACTTTATTCTTTGTTCAACGGGTAACCAGTGGAGATTTCGAAGTGTGGGCGTAATATGTTCTGTTCGCTTTGATCCAGTCACCAGCCTTGCAGCTGCATTCTGTACACGTTGTAGTTTTTCGATCTCGGCAACAGGCAAGCCACAAAACAGGCTGTTACAATTATCAATACGTGAAGATATGAAGGCGTGGATCAATCGTTCAGTGGAGTGACTGTCCAGATACTTGCGGATCTTGCGTATATTATTTAGAGCATAAAACGCAGATTTACAGACATTGTTTATTTGGGACGTGAAGGACAGATGTTTATCAATTATAACGCCCAGATCAGGTGTAATCGTAGAAAAGTTCGTTAACATGTTAGAACATAACTGTGTAGGTATGTCAACTGACAGCTGTGAAGGTAAAGCTTCATCCAAGGAGGCTTGTAGGTCATCAATCTTGGTACTaaaaaatcttaaaaaagcaTCAGGTAAAGCGTTATCGTCCATGGATGGTAAGATGGTTGGTTTCTTTCCATTAACAAATTTATTGACAACACAAAACAAGTCACGGTCGTCACAGCCCTCAACTGTAGCCCGGTGGTATGCTGTTTTGGCGTTTTCCAGTAAGTTCCAATATACAGCGCATTGTTGTTGGTAGATTTGTCTATGTACTTCAAGACCACTTTTCCGCCATCGTCGTTCACACCGCCGTTTTTCCTGCTTGGCTGTCCGTAAACCGTCATCAAACCAAGGAGCATGTGGCCGGAGGGTGACAAACCGTGTACGTTTTGGTGCATGACTATCAAGAAGGCCTTGCAGAGTTGTattatacaaatttacttgttcATCGATGTTCTCAGGTAATTTAGTTGGAGGCAACGCAGAGCGTATATCATGTTGAAGGTCCTTGATGTTAACAGAACGAAGCTTTCGATGATTTACCAAGATCTTTGTTGGTTTTGGACGAGGTACAGCCAAATGACATGTAACCATAGCATGATCAGATGGAAGATCAAATGTAACTTTAGTAGAAGAGATGAAATTGTCAGATGCTTTGGTAATTAGTAAATCAAGTATGTGACCCTGTTTATGGGTAGTGGTAGTGACATGTTGTTTAAGGCTAGTCGAATCAAGGAAGTCGAGAAATGAAGACGCGTCACTGTCATCAGGGACATCGACATGAAAGTTGAAATCGCCGGCCAGAAGTAGATGACCAGGGGAAATGGTGAGAGTCTCAATATAACGAGATAAATCATCCAAGAACGTAGAGGTGGTTACTCGATGTTTCTTTGATGTGGGAGGACGATATATAGACACAAGACGTAGGTTTGTAGATCCAGATGATATTGAGAGGTCTAAGTTTTcaaatgaattaaatttatTGTCCGTAAATTGCTTTACGTCGTATCCTTTACGGAGCACAACACTAACTCCGCCACCACGACCATATCTCGGCACATGAATGAAATTGTGATCAGGGAGATTGTTGGTGATATCAGCAATGACAGGCTTATCCCGGGTATCGCCTTTTAACCACGTTTCAGTCAAGACAAGAATGTCAAGTTTTTCAGATAAGACAGCGTCACAAATACCAGATGCCTTGGATATAATAGAGCGGCAGTTCCATAAAGCCAGCTTCGAGTTAAACTGTGTTATCGGTTGTTGTTCAGCTTCACAAGTACAAACAATAGGAACCAAATTAGGTCGGTCACGGATAGGTGATTTGTGATGAATTTGCATATGGCTCCGTTCGCtttcttgaacttgaaaatgtaaTATTTTATTATAGACTCGAGAGTTGGCGACTGGAATCGGAAATACCTTTCTCTGTCGGCGTTGTTGGACTTTTCTGCCAGCCCGACATCTTCTATACGGTAGTTTGGAGAGCTGTAATGGCCTATATCTGTAATATCCGACGTTAGAAGTAAAGTTTGAAGGTCCCATGATGGCGTTCCAGGCACTCAGCACAAATCGAGTTACACATGACTTTGGTAAGGTCATATTGACatgaaaaaatatcaaaagaagTGTGTACGAAAAGAGGAATTGTGGCAGCCGTTGGAAGGCGCTTTACAGAGTTTGGCGCTTTACAGAGTAAAGTACCCTGATGCCAGAAAGGCTTTTAAAGGTTTATATCGGACAAAAAAATCCTCCCATCTAAACATcctttgcaaaatttctccCGCCGCTGAGGTTTAAAAAGCCTCCTTCACTGCGAGAAGGTGTAAAAGGAACGATGGAAGGTCATCGCTTCGAACGCCACCTTTGTCTACATCACAGCGCTCGGTTGGGAAACTGGATGCTACAAGCTTTGTAGCACGGATCTAGTGCCAAGCTATTCTCCTTCTTTTCATGACGAGCGTGAAGTGCACGCAAAAGCCTGGTATCTCCCGGTTATTTTATCGGCCCCGTAAAGTACCGGGAAAGTTTACGGGTGCTTCGAGAAACACTCTTTCGGTCCCGATAATGTTTCCCGGTAACGGTCCCGGTAAGTTAACGGGCCCGGTAATtgccgggactttcgagaaacggttCCTTAGGGCCGATAAGACCGCACATGCGCATACATGACTTCTCCGCCCCGCCATCTTGAcagcggagtagaccctgggaacgaggttgcatagTGTATGGCGTAGCACATGGGCATTttgtctgagcatgcgcgaagGGAATCGAATTATTCGAGTTCGGCGCCATTGTTATTTTGAACGCGCTGCCCGCGGGTTTTTAAACGGGCGATCTacactttaaaaaatattttgtcaagagAGATGAAAGATTGTAACAAAATTACACACTTTTCTATCACTATGGATATTCTTCGAGTTTGCTGGGCGTTCGGATGAGAATATTTTAATGATCAAATTGCGAACAAAACGAGATAAAGGCCCAAAGAAGTGGAGTTTGGAATTTGATTTACCGAAGTTCAAGATGTTTACACGAGAAGACAAATGATGCAGGTTagtttgaagatgttgaagctTTATTGTTATGAATCACAGGGCTGCATATTGACACGATCCTCAGATAAACCACCCTTTATGAgatggaaattttgaatttgagctgattttgcttcaactttgaaGTAAGTTTTCATCATGATTCCGCCGGCCTCCAAGCtttaaattacttcaaataacaTTGTGTCTTCTTCCTCTTTGCAGCCACTTGGGACTCcaggctttaaaaaatgcgctGTTTGTAGGATTACAATGTTATTACAACAGCTtttggcaaatttttatttgggaagTTTTGATAGATTTTCCAAGTCGTGGATCACAAAAGTCTTCCGTCTTGCTGCTCTCCAAGTCTGTTGTGCAGAGCATATAgttgtccatttttaacaagGTTGTAGTGTCATTTCAATACACGatgacttttgcaattttttttccagtgctTCAGTAggtatttttgtaattgtttttttcgTTTCCTAGAGCTAACTTAAGTCAAAAGTTCAGTTAAACTACCCTTTTTCGCCGGCCCCCAAGTCGGAGAACACTTTTAGTGCATTGTACGTTTGTTTATTTGTCCTCCGCTTCATCTGGTTTATTTATTCCGAAAAAATGCGTGCTCTTTTTTGTAACAAGGCAAACTACTACCGTTTACTGTCGAAGATTTCACATTTGGAGCTTGTCCATGTGGTTTTCGAACCGGATGGCGTAAGCTCTGTTATCGTGTTTATTTCATTAGCAAGCTGATACCTAGCAGACTAGCATTAGAAGCTcgtcagatttttttttctacgtGCAGCAATTGAATTTACCTCAGCAAGTGTTCTTAGACGAGCGATTTAAGAAATAAGTGAGAATGCTCATTCAAAAAGATTTGGTTGTAATTCTGGAGACGAGCTCTTTAGGGCAGAACAGACATTTCGCTTTTAGTGTGTATCCCTTAGCCTTTAGAGGAATGCCAATCACGATTTCTTTAGATGTATGTGTTAGTTATACATTTGTACAATAAAAATGTTAGGAAACACGTTTTCCTTGCCAAAATCCCGTTGTACCGTCTACAATAAGTGAAACATGCACTTGATTATCTGCAAGACCTGTCACTATATTTTGATCATCTTCTCAACAATCattattcacaaataatatGTTACACATCAGATTTGTCATGTACTGGCTCTTCCAACAATCCATATACTGTAGTATAAAAATCACTAAATGTTCACCACAATTCACGGGTAAAGGAAGATACAAAATTATGTTGAAAACTAGATGAACaataatactttcaaatttgcaATGAGAGTAAGCAAGAGAGTTCATCTACATAttaccttgaatgttatttgtacccaaaaaatgttgaataaatACTGGGTACAGTGTAGCAAATCTTATGAGCATTTACAATGTATGTAAAAACCAAGATAGTGTGAGGAGGAGGGAGAGAATGGTTTACttaagttgaaagaaatgaaaccctatATTATTGATCTTTACTTCAGACCTAAAATGGCCATGTTTGATCCTTGCAGTTGTGCCCCCCACTCATGCATAACCATTCCTGCGAGATATCTGATGAAGTTACTGTTGTTTCCAGAAGAGCTGGTTGCAATAAGGCCACCTTGTAGCCCATGCTTGTGGCTTTCAAAGAGGCTAATGGTTGTATGCACTAGAGGCTTGTCTGTTTGTGCCTTGTAGTGACATCAGACATGTATTCTGAGCCATGATCAGAAGTACtctgcaaattattatttagttttaaGGTTAGGCTGTTAATTGAAAGGACAAGGGGAATGTAGTTATCTAGAAGAATGAAAAGAGTTCCATATTGCATGTGTTTAATTTGAAGAGTTTACTCATCACAGTTTCTCGAAAAGTGTCCAGCATCCATAAACAAGTTCTAGTATAAACATAATTCTCCATGTCTTAGGTTTATCAGTAAGCTTGCTttggaaaaagtgtttcatGTACAGAATAAAAAGTTAGGATCAAAAGAACTGACAGCGTATTCTCTGCTGTTTAGATAGATGGGCAGTGGCTCAACAATTGGAGCAATGGACAGAAGTGATGGCTGAGAGGTCAAGTTTTGTGGAAAGGTGTTACCTTGAGAACCAGTTGTGAATGAAGATAAATGGGCAGATTGGTTACGTGAAACAGCCgtatttgaagctcttgaagttctggattatgattggaatcTTAAACACTCATAGATAATTAATCTGTTTGCAGTAAAATTAACAGATGTGCTGAATTCATGAGGCTCATACAAATgggattctttgttgcttataaattcaatgtacagtTAAGATTTCACTAGTTGGAGTCACATCCATCCTACATAATAAAATGTTGCATGTCATAGTCTCAGTAAGGTGACCAGCAAGTTGATATGAAGGAAAACACTCGTGATCATTACGTTTTGGATATCCATTTATTGCGAATACAGttgttgaccatttcctcatatcttatacttccgaaggactaacaaattaaattatattttagttctatacttgtaaaagtttaaaaagcttggggcttgatattaaaaagggaatactctttggtgtgtcactcttaacatcgctttgttccctgggcctggtctagtcagaacttactaatttcctgttgtcattttgtaatcaattttgaacttgaatagtctgattctttggaaatgaacacagagaaggatcattcctacagattgagacagttgtacaaggttcaagagggcagcttgttcaattacaacatgggaatcatagaccttgctatgcccttagacagtggttatttatttcaggtcCTCAGATTTAGTTCCCTAGGGATTTGGGATGTGCTTAAACTCAAAACCTTAACCATCTAGCTCTAGTTCCCTGAAGCTAACACCATGTAAgataagtaattttcaaatgggaggtgctccatgcaatacacgaaaccaagacttaacatgacttactctctgtcagaagcttcaaacgttccacaattgctaaacatttttcccgtggTAACATTACCAACTCTctattttctggctgtttactcAGACCATAATTTGCTCCTAGCTGCTGTTTTTGGCACGTCGTTCACGCTTGTTCGCGTTcatgccaacaaacttgaaaccaaaaaaggcaagctaccgtaaactttgggtgtgaacatttattttcataatgtagctgaaattcttgatattttaacatttcaaacaagaatgcccaacagagcaaaagagagaacagTGAGGGGTAAACACGTAGGTTGGGATCAAAACTAACGCGGTAAAATGTCTGTCTAGTATGCTTATGTGTGTTTGAAGAGCCCTTCGAATTATGCAACTTTCGCCAGATTAACTTGGTTTCCCCttattattcgaaagtacttttctgtgactttttgccataaacaGCCCAACCGTTTCTCGATCTTTTGACACCGTCTACACGTAAGGCAAGGAAGATAAACTACACAGATAACGACACGTACTCGAAACTTTTCGCCACGTAGaccgccattattttggtttctgcTTATGGTGGGCCAGCGGATACGCTCATaagcattctcgttcccagagctgcgatcctcttggccaacgcctcggatcgagagctctggccgGTTCCAATTTAACAGTCCGCGATTCACGGACTTCCGATCGTTCTGCGCAGtctcgattttttttcaaaatggcggaccaagCCAAGTCTCTTACACGAGGCGTTGAATCATGGAATGGAAATTCTAGATTTAAGCGACATCacattgaaaggaaagaagtacgAGGGTTTGAAGCTATCTGTGCTTGTCATTTCGCCGTTAAATACCTCAAATACACGATCAAATTTTTAAGATGAGAGAGggaggactgaattttaaaagaggGTTCGGTTGACAGGAGCTGACGACAGGGATCAAGTTGCACTGAATTAAATGCTGTACGTGTTAAATACATACAAGTGATAATACTTTCGCATGTGAAATGTTCTAAGCTCTATTGAAGTAGAGACAATAATACTATAATGCGtaagtaaacaaccttgaaGTTAGcatttattactaaaaataaatgatcacatatactggtaataaattattttcttatgttttgcAGCTAAAAGCCTGCCTAATGGTCCTAATGTTACCAATTTTGTCTGTTGCCTAGGAATTATGTATACTTTTTTTATCAActtgtaataatcataataacaacaactttatttaagtgtcaatggatttagcactagagaactaattggggaaaccaatgaaattaactcaaatcaaatatgttttttgtgg from Montipora foliosa isolate CH-2021 chromosome 7, ASM3666993v2, whole genome shotgun sequence includes the following:
- the LOC138010238 gene encoding uncharacterized protein — encoded protein: MQIHHKSPIRDRPNLVPIVCTCEAEQQPITQFNSKLALWNCRSIISKASGICDAVLSEKLDILVLTETWLKGDTRDKPVIADITNNLPDHNFIHVPRYGRGGGVSVVLRKGYDVKQFTDNKFNSFENLDLSISSGSTNLRLVSIYRPPTSKKHRVTTSTFLDDLSRYIETLTISPGHLLLAGDFNFHVDVPDDSDASSFLDFLDSTSLKQHVTTTTHKQGHILDLLITKASDNFISSTKVTFDLPSDHAMVTCHLAVPRPKPTKILVNHRKLRSVNIKDLQHDIRSALPPTKLPENIDEQVNLYNTTLQGLLDSHAPKRTRFVTLRPHAPWFDDGLRTAKQEKRRCERRWRKSGLEVHRQIYQQQCAVYWNLLENAKTAYHRATVEGCDDRDLFCVVNKFVNGKKPTILPSMDDNALPDAFLRFFSTKIDDLQASLDEALPSQLSVDIPTQLCSNMLTNFSTITPDLGVIIDKHLSFTSQINNVCKSAFYALNNIRKIRKYLDSHSTERLIHAFISSRIDNCNSLFCGLPVAEIEKLQRVQNAAARLVTGSKRTEHITPTLRNLHWLPVEQRIKFKTALLVYKALNGMSPSYIKELIVPYTPARRLRSCNKGLLKIPKSRTSSFGDRMFGAAAPRLWNSLPDNIRLNNSSIDDFKRSLKTYLFKLGF